The sequence ATTCATACTCTCTACCAGATGCTGCAGTTAACAAAATTCGTATTTATCAGTTCTTGAGTGCTGAAAGATAACAGAAAGACTATTACAGCAACCACAGGAGACTGGGCATGAATTGTAATATGACCTCTAGCATGAGGCTGAATTTCAATAGTCTCTGAAAACAATGAACTGTTTTCCCATTTTTGTCTGCCATCTAGTGTCAAGAGGCAGAAtacctgtgctctgcatttacAAAGCTGAAAACAGTTGGAAGCTACACAGCTTCTGCCTATGTCGAACTAAGTCGAAGAAAGTAGAAAACAGCATTTTCCCTAAGGCTTAATTGAAGACGTTAAATTTAAGCAATTATCTCAGATGCCCTTATTAGCAGAATACTACCCTACCATTGTATGGTTATGTGTCATAGTGCTTTGAAATACTTGGGAGTTTTCAATTTGATTCTCTTAGGTAGCAGTGATGTGTTTTCAGAACACCATCCATACTCAAAACGGcaagtaaaaataaaaccccttCCTGTACATACTCAAATGCTATCCATATAATACCCTTGTGTCAAATATATAGTGGGAGTATGTGAAAACTAAGTTCTCAGAATTAGTATCTCAATCCTAGAAGTTGTTCTGTTCAGGTTTAATTCATCTAAGCTGAAGTCACTGAACTGCACTAGAATAGCAATAAAGAGTAAGAGTTTTGCAATGATTTCCAACACCAATTGCAGTGTATTTTTGCCACCACTTATAATGGAGAGTGTAAGAACATAGAAAACTTTCGTATTCGGTAGATCAAGAGAGAGAATCCTAGAAATATAAATTTTTGAACAGTTATTCCTGGTGAATATCCTTTTTTTACTAAATTGCCTCATTACAACTCTCTCTCCAAGTAGCAGTCCAGGACTAATTGTATAAATGTGAATGGCATTTGAAAGTAGAGCATACatataaattaataaaattCACTTGTAGTCTGAACTTCACAATGCTTTGGCTCTAACATGACAAaagtcacacacacaccaaagaaGCCTCTTTCATCTGTAACTTGACTTATAAAAGTTTGCATCTTACCTAAAAAATTACATATTAATATGTACATTGAGAAGACTTATATTTTAAATTATGTTACAGGATAGCACTCATTAAAATCAAACTCCTTTCAGTCTTATCCTAAACTGGAAACTACCACATTTTAAGGGACCATTCTGACAGAGCCTGAGTACTGGGTATGGAACCTAGTAGAGAGAACTTTCCCTGGAAAAGTATTAAACCAATAATATTTTTCAAAGAATTAATGTACATTCTATTAAAATCATATATCAAAATGTGATAAATGGGATCGTTTCCATACGATGTGAACACTATGATAAACTAGAGTTAGCCACCTGAATAGTGCAGGTGGATTTCTATCTTTCTTCTAAACGTAGGTGTTTAGTCAAATGGGATGAATCAACTCACCTTTGACTACTGAGAAAGCTTACAAAATTAGCTTACTTGACGTTTTTATcttttcacagaatgacagaacatgagaggttggaaggcaccttgaaagatcatctagtcccaacccccctgcaagaccaggatcacctagaatagGCCAtacaggaattcatccaggcattttgaatgtctccagagaaggaaattacacaacctctttgggcagcctgttccagtgctctgtcaccctcacaatgaaaaagttttttccttttgttcacatggaaccttctaTGCCCCAGCTTGCACttattgctccttgtcctaacactggacatcactgataAGAATCTggttccatcctcctgacactcacccttcacatatttataaacattaatgaggtcacctttcagtctcctccaagctacagaCCCAGTTCTctgagcctttcctcatcagggaAATATGCCACTCCCTTAatatttgtggctctgtgctggatgctttcaagaagttccctgtccttcttgaactaagTAGTCTAGAATTGGACACTATTCCAgaagtggcctcaccagggtagagtagaaCCTCTATTGATCTACTAACCACACTACTTCTAATACACcctaggataccattggccttcatggccgcaagggcacattgctggcccatggtcatccttctatccaccaggactcccaggtccctctcctgtGTGTTGCTCTCTAGCAGGTcatggggttgctctttcccagatACAAgactacacttgcccttgttgaatttcattaaatttctccccacACAACTCTCCAGCATGTCTAGGTCTCTCTGAATGTTAGTcactcctcccagttctgtgtcatcagcaaataaataaagttgagataatttctttttaatgtcaTGACCTCAGTAAAAAGAAGGCTAAACTGACAAAGTATTTGTGAAGGTGTGAATGTATAATTTGTGCCTGGAATATATGACTTTATCTTTTTTTGTCCAGTGATTTTCCATTTTTTTGGAGTTGCATGGTTGTTTTGAAAAACTGACAAATCATGGGTCTCTGAACTTGTCAGATCAGTCAGGTCTGTTCATCCTTGAGGAAAGCCATGTAGCAAGAACACATGGGTTTGTGATTAGACCAGAAACATGAAATACTTGAATCTTCTTCTTAGCAAAGTTATGAACCAACAtaccagtgccagggaaagtgatggaacagattatcctggcggcaataactgcgcacctgaaggatggccaagggctcaggtccagccaacatggatttaggaagggcaggtcctgcctctccaacctgatctccttctatgatcaggtgacccgtctggtggatgtggggaggcctgtggatgtagtctatctggacttcagcaaggcctttgacaccgtcccccacagtaaactgctggctaagctgtcagcttgtggtttggaccacaacactctgtgctgggttaggaactggctggagggccgagcccagagagtggtggtgaatggtgccacatccggctggcggccagtcaccagtggcgtcccccagggatcagtgctgggccccatcctctttaacatcttcattgatgatctggatgagggggttgagtcagtcatcagcaagtttgcagatgacaccaagttgggaacagatattagtcagttagagggtagaaaggctctgcagagggacctcgaccgactggacagatgggcagagtccaatgggatggcatttaataagtccaagtgccaggtgctgcactttggccacggcaaccccgtgcagagctacaggctggggtcagagtggctggagagctgccaaacggagagggacctgggggtgctgattgacacccgcctaaacatgagccagcagtgtgcccaggtggccaagaaggccaatggcatcctgacctgtattaggaatagtgtagccagcaggagcagggaggtcattgtgcccctgtactctgcattggttaggccacaccttgagtactgtgtccagttctgggcccctcagtttaggaaggacatcgagacacttgaacgtgtccagagaagggcaacaaggctggtgagaggccttgagcacaagccctatgaggagaggctgagggagctgggattgtttagcctggagaagagaaggatcagaggtgacctcattgccctctacaactacctgaaaggtggttgtagacaggagggggttggtctcttctcccaggcaaccagcaccagaacaaggggacacagtctcaagttgtgccaggggaggtttagactcgaggtgaggaaaaagttcttcactgagcaagtcattcgtcattggaatgggctgcccagggaggtggtggagtcgccgtccctggaggtgttcaaggggagattggacgtggcacttggtgccatgatctagttgtgaggtctgttggaacaggttggacttgatgatccttggggtctcttccaaccttagttactgtgatactgtgataccattgTATATATCTCAGATGAACACCTGAGCAGGTGCAGAAGAGAATTGCCACCTACCACAAGTACCTTATTTGCCAGTCAGAGAGGCAGGATGTACCCTGTCAGCATGACGCTTAACATGGCCAAACTTTCTTGTTAATGAAGTTGTAGGTCCTGTTTTGCCTAGCCCTTTGTTGTCATAAGAATGCAAGTTAGCCTGTTCAAAGCCAGCTCAGACTGTGGTTTCAGACAGGACACTGCTTCTTTTGTCACCTGATGAGGTCCAATTCAGTTCACCCCACTGGCAAGCAAACAAGAGTCCTGGGGCTTGCACAAGGATAGacacagctgaggaagctgcttAAGCTAACACTGCTGCCACAGTCTAAAACATATCAGAAATGTCTTGGTCTCAGTAAGTGGCCTTTACCTGAAGAAACTCAAAAAACAACAGGCAGCAAAACTCCCTTGCTCAGCTACATCTGGCACTTAGAGCAGACACCACTATTGTTTGAGCTATTTAGGTTAAACATGAGCTCAACCATATGTAATGAAATCCCATGATAAATTAATGAATAGCATATAGGACTTAAGAGCAGTTGCTCAGAGTAAACCATCACTAGAAAATACAACCAGATGTGTAGTCATCTACAGACAAGGTAGGCAGACCATGCCTGCAAAACAGGCCACCATTAAGCCAGAATACAGTAACCCTGACAGCATTTAGGAGGAAACAGATGAGCATCTTAGTGTGAACCACTGTCCTGTGCAGAAGCATCCTACATAGTAAGCAGCTCATGAGCCATTGGTGGCCACTGAGGAAGTGATATTGGAATATTGCCTTTTAAGTATTACCTTCATAATCTTTTAAGCATGTTAAAATTCCATTGCATTGGGTTTACATAACAAGGTTTTGGTAGTGGGAGGCCTCTGTGAAAAGATACAAGAAAATGcccttgagttggaaggaaccacttCCAAATGAACCTGCTGCAGgccaaagctgagcccatcaGTGGCATTGGTAGTGCCTCTGTGGTTGTATGTTTAAGCAAGGGCAAAAACTACTAtgcaacagcagctggagagaggattaAGAGTATGTGAGAGAAACAATTTTACAGACACTCAAGACAGTGAAGATGGAGGACAAGGTACTCCAGGTGCCAGACTAGAGATTCCCTTGCAGCCCGTAGTGAAGACCATGGTGAGGCAGGCTGagtgcctgcagcccatggaggttaACAGTGGAACAGATAATCACCTGCAGTCCATGGAAGACCCCATGCCTGAGCAGGTGGCTGCCTGAAGAAGGATCTGGCCCTGTGGGAAGCCTGTGCTGCAGTAGACTCCTGCTAGgacctgtgatcctgtgggatcactggagcaggttcaCTGGTAGGACTCATGACTCCATGGGGGGACCTACGCTGCAGCAGTCTGCTCCTGAAGGACTACAGTCCATGGAAGGAGCCCACACTGGAGTAGTCTGCAAAGAATTGAAGCCTATGGGAAAGAATGACGTTGCAAAGCTGACGAAAGACTGTCTCTTGTGGAAAGGACTGCATGCTAAAGCCAGGAAACAGGGTGAGGACTCCTCCCCCCAAAAATGGAGTAGCAGAAAGTATGTGGGATGAACTGACTGCAATACCAATTCCCtattccctgccctgctcagcaggagaCAGAAAACTGGAAGTAAAGCCTGGGAAGGGAGGAATGTAGAAAAAGTGGAttaaaatttgttttcattactCACTATCCTACTCTGTTATTAATTCGCAGCAAATTTTCTCTGCATTGAGGGGTTTTTTGGCCCATGATGGTACTTGGGATGTGATCTCCCTTTCCTTAtttcagcttttattttctctgtatgTCCTATTGATGGAGGGGGAATGAGAAGCTTCCGTGTGCACCTGGCAACCAGCTGGCATCAACACACCACATTAACAGGAGGCAAATGAGAAACTACAAAATATTCAGTTAATTATTTATTGAAGAGCTTAAGAACGCCTTGGGTTGTGAAATGCAGAAAGTTCAATCTGCTCGATTTTTACAAAAATACAATGAAGAAATGGATTCTGCTTTTTCATTTTTGAGAAGGAACAGAATCTGATCACTGGAATTTGAAACTTCAAACAGTACAGTATCCTCCTAACCTTCAAGGCCAGGCATCCATCAGTCAGCAGGTGCAGGCAGTGCATTGTCTACTGCCATCTTCACAGTACATTTAGGAAACCTCGTGAAAATCCCATTTCACACAGGCCATAAAGGCAGGAATCTCACAGGCCGGCTACTACTCTTAATCCTGGTCGGGCAATACCAGTGTGTCCTTTCATCCTATCCCATCTATTGAAAACCCAGTATTTGTGACCCTTCTTCCAGTATGAAGCGGGAAACGCACGGGGATagggcagcaccaccagcaccaagcagtggagaggagccaggccgGGTAGGGAACCTCCTCCTCCCGCTCCCAGCGCCTCCAAGGGAGTGGCATGAGGAGCCCCACCGTCACCCACCAGAAGCACAACAGCGCGCGGGCGCGCCCGCCCGCCGCACACCCCGCCGAGGCGAGTCACACCCGAACCGCCCCTCGGCCCACCCAGTGCGTGCCGCTCCGCACGTCGCCGCCTCGCCCGCGCTGGCCACACCCTAGCCGCCGCTGCCTGGGCCTTGACCTTGGCCCGCCAAGCTCCGCCCCACGAGCCGCGCGACCGCTGCGTCACACCGTCCGGTCCCCGCCGCtagcccccgccccgccgcggcgGCCGGTGAGAGGGCGCGTGTCTCAGCTGTTTCCGGCGCGCAGGACGCGGCACAGGCGCAGTAGCGTCTCCCAGCTGGGTGTTTCGTGCAGCTGTTGTTATTGCTAGCGCTGCCCTTCTGCCGGCTCTGCTGGGGTGGTACCGCGCGGCCCGTGGCCCCGAGGGCGGCAGGCTCTGCCTGGCGCTCTGCGGcggcctggggagcagggggaggtgggagTCGGGAGCCGTTGCCCAGCAGGTACCTGCCGCCACCGGGGTGGGCCGCGTCGCCCCGGTAAAGAGGGAGGACATattggagggggggggtgggggtggggggatgtggAACATGGAGGGGGGTGCACGACGAGCGCGTGCCAGGCACGCGGGACTGGCGTGATTGACGCAGGGGTGCGTGTGGGCGTGTAACGTGGGACGGCCGGACAGGGCCAGGGGCATACGGGGACGGGAAAGGACAGGACGGGACAGGAAAGCACAAGGCGGTACAGTACAGGACTTGCTGCTTGTTTACGGGTCGCTCTCGAAGCCTTTTCTGCGAAATGGTGCAAGACAGGAACAGAACGCTCTCCccctcctggggcaggaggcGTCCTTGCGTCTATATAGCACCCCCGCCCGCGGCCGTAGCCTGGAGCCGGCTGCACGGCGGCGGCAGTGACCCAGCAGTTGTGGGACAGGCACAGCGTAGgttcaggcagctgctgaggaaacagTAAGTAACGATGCTGTTACCTGTGGCTGTATCGCCTCGGCTGTTACTTTGCCATCGGCCTCTGCCGTCTTTAGTTTACCTGTCGCGTCAGGCACTTGTGACAAGAGTGAGAGAAGTCTGGGCTTGCCATTTAGGCAAATAAGGGACTTGCTTCAGCGAACGATTTCAACACAGTTCTTACATACTGTGTAAATGTATGATCTGCCCCAGAAACTCTTTGTACAGCAAGGTTTCTATACTAACTTTAGTTTTTAAGATAGGACATTTTGTTGAACCTGTGGCTTGCTACTGGAGTTTTGCTCAAAGAATTGATAtacttcttccctgggaggaaTTCTGCAAAGGGGTGGTAATATAATGACAGTTTCATTTGAAATTTGGTCTTTGCACAAGATAAGTTACTCAAGAGAGAGCTATTTCTCTTTATTGGAAACACCAGCAAGCATTTTTCTGTGTCACAACAGCTGTTAACATAAATGGGCCCTTAAGCAATAATGTGATGGAATTAAAATGTTGGAATGGCCTGAGCAGTATCTCTGTGAGATTACTTGATTGGAATATTTATCAGACTTTACTGAACTAAGAAATAAGCTGAATCTATTAAGCAACCTGTAATTTTAGTTTAACATACTAGTTCGGGGCTTTCATTGtttgctgttttggtttgttgtcttattttcttttccagataaCACCGTGTTAGAAGACTTATTTATTGAGATAATGTTTTCTGGAACGAAGTAGACAGCAAGGTAGAAGAGGTGCAATTATTTATAAGTTATGACAGTTCATTTATCTTTAGACACATACTTGTTTTTTGTGATTAATCCAAAAAGTCTTTGGTGGAAGCAGAGAAACAAATGCTTCTATTTGTATAGACCTAAAGTCTGCTGGAGGATAAATCATGCCATTCACCCAAGAGTTTTTCATACAAGTGAGCCCCGGTGTAAATGGGCCAGAAGCAGAACATTTTGGTATAGCAAATACATTTACAGCCATGAATTTTTATACTACAGAGTTTCTAAACTTTTAACTTCCTCTTCCAAAGGACTTACAAAAGTGAGCAATCGCATGTCACGAATTAAGAGTACTATAGAATCTGTTTCAAAGGCAGTGTCTGGCACTCACAGTGAACTGGTTTCACGGATAGCTCGGTTAAAGTCACACTCAGGTACTCTGGGAAAGGCAAATAAAAGTAATGCAAATGCAAGTAGCATCAATGCAAATTCAGAAAATGATAAACAAGTCGCAGATGCCAGAACACAGGATTGCAACAGAGGCCTAGCTGCAAAGAAGTCCACTTGTGCAACTGAAACCTCAGAGTCTATGTTAGTAAGCTCAAGTAGCACTAATCAAGAGAGTCTACAAGATTCAGCATTTAGTGAAAACCACCTTTTTCATGTAAGCAACTTTTCTACACATTTTGGAGAGACTTATAACTTCATAGCTGATCATATCAACTGGTACTTCAATAATAATTCCGTTATGgatcaagaggaaaaaaaggatgatTTATTACAGGACTCTAAAAGTGAAGGGAAGACTAAGCTTGATTCAGCAGAAAATACTCTAATGACTGAAGAGAAGACTGTggattcagcagctgctttcactcctgaGGCAGAGACTCTGGGTGCTGAAAAGGCAAATACTGCTCTTCCAGTTTCCACTAAAAAAAGTATTGCAAACTTTCTTTCATATCCCAGTAACAGCGTCCAAGCTTTTGTAGATAGTTACATTGGTGGGTTGGTTCCCAAATTAAGATCTGATGCTAAAGTTGTTTCACAAGAAAAGAGTAAACAACCAGAGCAAGAAGTCCCTGAGAAGATTGAGGAGGACAAAGCAAAAGAGGCTAAGactgcagaagaaagagaaaagcatctgtctcttcagagagaaaaggcaagTCTTTGTTTAGTGTTTCTTTATATGTTACTTCTATGTGTATTTTATACAAGTATATATACACACTCTGTATACATGTATACATCTACGTGTAAAGTTGCATGTAGATAGATACATAAATATGTACTTATGTAGAAGTACATGTATACATAGTTGTGCATGTACATAAAAATTCATATATATTTACACACATACATGAAATGGATAAACTTGTGTATACCTACTTCAGTTATAGAAACTTAAATATATATGTACTTACGTGTGTATGCTTTTTATGTAAGTATATGTAAGCTCATTTATAGAGTGTACAGGTGTAGTATATACATATGTTTAGCTCATATATatttagagagagagaatatctagatagatatagatgattttgttgttgttaaagtAATCTTGCACTCCTTTGTGGTTCAAAGTCTATACCTTCAGAATTGTCCTGAAAATACCTGAGTACGTGCTGACGTGTGTATTTGGTGTATAGTTGCTGTGAGCTGCCTTTATTTTTCTAGTAAACAGAATCAAAGGTCACTTGTTTACATTGGAGCAGTGCTTATTACTTGCAGCCTGTAGCCGATTTCTCGTACAGCATGCTGTCTGTTACTTCTCAGAAGCCTTAAAATAAGTTTTGCACCTTTCTTAAAGCAGTTTTACGTTACTTGTGtaacttttatctttttttagaTTATTGCAAGAGTGAGTATTGATAACAGGACTCGAGCTTTAGTTCAAGCCCTACGAAGATCCTCTAATCGAAGAGTCTGTATCAGCCGGGTTGAAGAACTGACCTATCATCTTCTAGAATttccagagagcagaggagtTGCAATTAAGGTGCAAACAATCTTTATGCAAAGAGACACAAATATCTGCCAGACAATTGGCACAGAATAGCATAAaactttcttctgtgtttttgggATGGTGGTATTTTCTATTTGTAAAATTGACAGTGTGACTATCTCTCTTCATAGCTGTTTTTTTCAGGTGGTTCAAGCAGATTCATATGTGAACTACCAGCAGTTTAGCTAAAGGCTCTTAAAATGCCAGTGTTTAATTTAGAAGCATACAGCATTGTCATGTGGGTAGATATAGCTGATTCTAGTGGTTAGATAAAGGTTGTACACTGTGTCCTCTGTTGCAACTCACCAGACGGGAATGTATGGTACAGTTGATCTGTATATGCACAACAGTTTTTATGCTTGTTTGCATGCTTCCTTTGAAGAGATGTCAAGAGTGGAGTATAACCGTCAATTAAGTTCACATAATCTAGTCCTACTCATTCTTTCCTGCAGTGAGAGGACAGGAGGTGGGTGCTAGACTATTCTAGCAGTACTAGCCAAATCACAGCATTTGTCAGTCTCATGCCTTTTTCCACAAGCTGTAATGGATTTATGGCATAGATTGTAGAACTGCTGGAAAAGAGATCTTTTGGGACTGGAGGGGGCTGGATTAATCATCCAGACAGGGTACAGGTCAGTTGTCCACTTAAATAGATGTGAATTACTGCACTATGAAAGTACATTCACTACTCCCATTTTTATTACAATATTCTATATCTTTGTGATAATAATTCTGCATTTAACAATTAATTGGTGTGAGAAGGattttaatgtttgttttgttttaatattgaCATACTTGGAAGATTTCTATTTTACTTTAATTATGATAGTTACTTCAGCAATGAGGCATGTGTGACATATTTTTCTCCCTTGCTAGAAAGAGAGATGGATAAATACATATTTCAGTTCAGGGGGAAActtccttggagatgttcaaggtgaggctggatggggccttgagtaacctgaactagttgagaggtgtccctgcccagggctgggaggttggattagatgatctctaaagtgTCTTCCAtcccaggccattctatgaatatattACTACTTTACCCAGCTAGTAAATTTAAACATGGATTCCTTTGATATAAACATAAAATTAGAATGAATTATCTTTGTATTTATCAATAGGAAAAATTAATCCCATGCCTACTGCGACTCAGACAGGCAAATGACGAAAGTCTTCAGGCTGCTGTTAGAGAGACTTTAGCTGTGATTGGATATACAGACCCTGTGAAAGGCTGGGGAATTCGAGTCCTTACTATTGATGGAGGAGGAACAAGGTAAAAGCTCCTTTTACATACTGGAAATGAAATTTAACTTTCTCTTTAATAAGTTGGTGCCCAGCGATGCAATTTAGATTTGTGTTATATTTGATTATCCAAGTGATGGGTATTATTTTTCCATCCATTTATGCTTAAATTTCCATGAATTCATAGTTCTATGACGCTGAAATTACCTATCCATTAAAGCTGGCTACAAACTTGGGTTGGTTTTCTCCTTTTGGAGATAAATGAATTGGATATTTGAGTTAGCATGCTCGAAAGTTTAACCTCAGAAATACAAAACCGGTGCAAAATGCTACAGGTACTTTGTGCTGTGACTATTCTGTTGTCTTGCACTTTTATGGAAGGTGACCTGCCTTAGCTGGAGTGATCTCATACAAAGATGTTAGTGGTGAAAGCTAGTCTGTCCATCCTGTTAATTTATATTTCT is a genomic window of Dryobates pubescens isolate bDryPub1 chromosome Z, bDryPub1.pri, whole genome shotgun sequence containing:
- the PNPLA8 gene encoding calcium-independent phospholipase A2-gamma, producing the protein MTVHLSLDTYLFFVINPKSLWWKQRNKCFYLYRPKVCWRINHAIHPRVFHTSEPRCKWARSRTFWYSKYIYSHEFLYYRVSKLLTSSSKGLTKVSNRMSRIKSTIESVSKAVSGTHSELVSRIARLKSHSGTLGKANKSNANASSINANSENDKQVADARTQDCNRGLAAKKSTCATETSESMLVSSSSTNQESLQDSAFSENHLFHVSNFSTHFGETYNFIADHINWYFNNNSVMDQEEKKDDLLQDSKSEGKTKLDSAENTLMTEEKTVDSAAAFTPEAETLGAEKANTALPVSTKKSIANFLSYPSNSVQAFVDSYIGGLVPKLRSDAKVVSQEKSKQPEQEVPEKIEEDKAKEAKTAEEREKHLSLQREKIIARVSIDNRTRALVQALRRSSNRRVCISRVEELTYHLLEFPESRGVAIKEKLIPCLLRLRQANDESLQAAVRETLAVIGYTDPVKGWGIRVLTIDGGGTRGLVALQTLRKLEELTGKPVHQLFDYICGVSTGAILAFMLGLFHIPLDDCEELYRKLGSDVFKQNVIVGTVKMGWSHAFYDSDIWEKMLKEKMGSNLMIETARNSTCPKVAAVSTIVNRGTPLKAFVFRNYNHFPGVKSHYIGGCQYKLWQAIRASSAAPGYFQEYVLGNDLHQDGGLLLNNPSALAVHECKCLWPNVPLQCLISLGTGRYESEGKTNVTYTSLKAKLTNVISSATDTEEVHTMLDALLPSDTYFRFNPLMNEDIALDESRKEKLNQLQTDGIRYLERNEEKLKKAAKILTQEKTALQKLQDWMRLKADMYEGLPFFSKL